One window of Chamaesiphon minutus PCC 6605 genomic DNA carries:
- a CDS encoding universal stress protein has protein sequence MFNKILFPLDRSREAQEAIAVAIDLVQKYQSELILLSVVETPDLDAEVLEDPVMQSPDAVDRLLHSAQALFAKRGIDAEIIQREGKPAFTICDVADELNVNLIVMGSRGIGVDLEHASESVASRTISLAPCPVLVVP, from the coding sequence TCTATTTCCCCTCGATCGCTCTCGTGAAGCTCAAGAAGCGATTGCTGTTGCGATCGATTTGGTTCAGAAGTATCAAAGCGAACTGATCTTATTATCTGTAGTGGAGACTCCAGATCTCGATGCAGAGGTACTCGAAGACCCCGTCATGCAATCTCCAGATGCGGTCGATCGATTGCTGCATTCGGCTCAAGCTTTATTCGCCAAACGTGGCATCGATGCCGAAATTATCCAACGCGAAGGCAAACCTGCTTTTACCATCTGCGATGTCGCCGACGAACTCAATGTCAATCTAATCGTCATGGGCAGTCGCGGCATCGGTGTCGATCTCGAACATGCATCTGAAAGCGTTGCCAGTAGGACGATCTCGCTCGCGCCTTGTCCGGTGTTAGTGGTTCCTTAG
- a CDS encoding UPF0182 family protein, translating to MALSNLPSVKTPNRYWRSLIIPILLVLTIVIEIGARLGAEILWFQELGYLPMYLLRLGTQGILGVVVFTITTIYLLWNLALAQRLKSPDPSPDRRAISLSTRRPLTLRWLLPLTLSLSLLAIAILVHYGRMAMSQWYMDADLPTVVPPAPILLRPELFWQLTTQIFVNGWVILGVIALAIAILVYPRWLLLAIAPILSMLIAWVMSRQWMRILPFFQATAFNSNDPVFGQDISLYVFSLPVGELLEFWLMGGCLYGFIAVLLTYLLGGDSLSQGRFGGFSRQQQRHLYGVGGSLMLVVAFNYGISCCELLYSPRGVSYGASYTDVMVQLPTYGVLSILALAIAGYCCWEAISARRHLFKWKFIRVAIGLALGLAAISSTILPLAVQFLLVQPNELARETPYIQRTIEMTRKAFGLDKIDAQTFDPQNNLTEQTIQANERTIRNIRLWDQEPLLATNRQLQQIRLYYRFPDADIDRYFLAGEPPTATPTTPQPPTTIAPEPQQVLISARELEYTAVPKQAQTWVNKHLIYTHGYGFTLSPVNRVAPDGLPEYLVKDIGITEGSPLTTSSAAVRQSIPIGQPRIYYGENANNYIMTGTKVKELDYPSGNDNVYNVYDGRGGINIGTTWRKLLFAKYLNDWRMVLTPEFLPETKLLFRRNLNRRIRAIAPFLRYDGDPYLVAADARANPKDPKDPSYLYWIVDAYTTSDRYPYADVGKEGINYIRNSVKVVIDAYHGSVSFYIADPSDPIVTTWAKIFPDLFKPLSAMPANLRAHLRYPADFFKIQSERLMTYHMTDPQVFYNREDQWQIPTEVYGNKPRLVEPYHLITSLPTVPFEEFILLLPYTPQQRTNLIAWLAARSDGENYGKLLLYTFPKQRLVYGPEQIEARINQDPVISQQISLWNRQGSRVIQGNLLIVPISGAKGSREQSLLYVEPLYLEATQNKLPTLIRVIVAYENRIVMAQTLQQALTAIFKTSPIPAPPPIVRPVAESLQP from the coding sequence ATGGCACTATCAAACCTACCGTCAGTTAAAACTCCAAACCGATATTGGCGATCGCTCATTATCCCGATTCTGCTGGTGCTAACGATCGTCATCGAAATCGGGGCACGTCTGGGAGCAGAGATCCTCTGGTTTCAAGAACTAGGCTACCTGCCGATGTATTTGCTCAGGCTGGGTACCCAAGGAATATTGGGCGTAGTTGTATTTACGATTACGACAATCTATCTGCTGTGGAATTTAGCCCTAGCTCAACGATTGAAGTCTCCCGATCCATCCCCAGATCGCCGAGCCATTTCGCTCTCCACCCGTCGTCCCCTGACTCTCCGCTGGCTGCTACCTTTAACACTGAGTTTGAGCCTGCTCGCGATCGCGATTTTGGTTCACTATGGTCGGATGGCGATGAGTCAATGGTATATGGATGCCGATCTGCCTACTGTCGTTCCGCCTGCACCAATTTTGCTACGTCCAGAATTATTCTGGCAATTGACAACCCAGATCTTCGTTAATGGCTGGGTGATTCTTGGGGTAATAGCTCTGGCAATTGCGATCCTCGTCTACCCGCGCTGGTTGCTGCTGGCAATCGCCCCGATCTTGAGTATGCTCATTGCCTGGGTGATGTCTCGTCAGTGGATGAGAATACTCCCATTCTTCCAAGCTACTGCTTTTAACAGCAATGATCCCGTATTTGGCCAAGATATTAGCCTGTATGTATTTAGCCTCCCAGTAGGAGAACTGCTGGAGTTCTGGCTAATGGGTGGCTGTTTATATGGATTTATTGCTGTCCTACTGACATATTTACTAGGTGGCGATAGTTTGAGTCAGGGGCGATTTGGGGGATTTTCTCGCCAGCAACAACGCCATCTCTATGGGGTGGGCGGTAGTTTGATGCTGGTTGTGGCTTTTAACTATGGGATTAGTTGCTGTGAGTTGTTATATTCACCCCGTGGCGTGTCTTACGGGGCGAGTTATACCGATGTGATGGTGCAATTGCCAACCTATGGAGTGTTGAGTATTCTCGCACTGGCGATCGCGGGCTACTGTTGCTGGGAAGCAATTTCCGCTCGCCGTCATCTATTTAAGTGGAAATTTATTCGAGTAGCAATTGGTTTGGCTCTGGGACTAGCGGCGATCTCTAGCACCATTTTACCCCTGGCAGTTCAGTTCCTGCTGGTGCAACCCAATGAATTAGCACGAGAAACACCCTATATTCAACGCACGATCGAAATGACGCGCAAGGCGTTCGGGTTAGACAAGATCGACGCTCAAACTTTCGATCCCCAAAATAATCTCACCGAGCAAACGATTCAAGCAAACGAGCGCACGATTCGGAATATTCGCCTCTGGGACCAAGAACCCTTGCTTGCTACCAATCGCCAACTGCAACAGATTCGCCTTTACTATCGGTTCCCCGACGCCGATATCGATCGCTATTTTTTAGCTGGCGAACCGCCAACAGCCACCCCCACCACACCACAACCCCCCACCACAATCGCCCCAGAACCCCAACAAGTCCTGATTTCGGCACGAGAATTAGAATATACCGCCGTCCCCAAGCAAGCCCAAACTTGGGTCAACAAACATCTGATCTATACTCACGGTTATGGTTTTACGCTCAGTCCAGTCAATCGAGTGGCTCCAGATGGATTGCCGGAATACTTGGTCAAAGATATCGGTATTACCGAAGGGAGTCCCCTGACTACCTCTAGTGCAGCAGTGCGGCAGAGCATCCCGATCGGTCAACCCCGCATTTATTATGGGGAAAATGCCAATAACTACATTATGACTGGCACCAAAGTCAAGGAATTAGACTATCCCAGCGGCAATGATAATGTTTATAACGTCTATGATGGGCGCGGCGGAATTAATATTGGTACAACCTGGCGGAAACTGCTATTTGCGAAATACTTAAATGACTGGCGGATGGTGTTGACACCAGAGTTTTTGCCAGAAACTAAACTATTATTTCGCCGTAATTTGAATCGACGAATTCGAGCGATCGCCCCTTTCTTGAGATACGATGGCGACCCGTATCTAGTGGCTGCTGATGCCAGAGCTAACCCTAAAGATCCTAAAGATCCCAGTTATTTATACTGGATTGTCGATGCTTATACCACTAGCGATCGCTATCCTTATGCTGATGTAGGGAAAGAAGGAATCAACTATATTCGCAACTCAGTTAAGGTGGTCATCGATGCCTATCATGGCTCAGTTAGCTTCTATATTGCCGATCCTAGCGATCCGATCGTCACGACTTGGGCAAAAATTTTCCCCGATCTATTCAAACCGCTCAGTGCGATGCCAGCCAACCTGCGCGCTCACCTCCGGTATCCGGCAGATTTCTTCAAGATTCAATCAGAGCGATTGATGACCTATCACATGACCGATCCCCAGGTATTTTACAATCGGGAAGATCAGTGGCAAATTCCTACCGAAGTCTATGGCAACAAACCCCGCTTGGTAGAGCCTTACCATCTAATTACCAGCTTACCGACCGTCCCCTTTGAAGAATTCATTCTACTGTTGCCATATACACCCCAGCAGCGCACAAATTTAATCGCTTGGTTAGCTGCCCGCTCCGATGGTGAAAACTATGGCAAATTATTACTCTACACCTTTCCCAAGCAACGACTGGTGTATGGCCCCGAACAAATCGAAGCCCGCATCAATCAAGACCCAGTGATTTCTCAGCAAATTTCTTTGTGGAATCGTCAAGGTTCGCGAGTCATTCAGGGCAATCTCTTAATCGTGCCGATTTCCGGTGCCAAAGGCTCCCGCGAGCAATCTCTACTATATGTCGAACCCCTCTATCTGGAAGCAACTCAAAATAAACTCCCAACTCTAATTCGGGTAATTGTCGCTTATGAAAACCGGATCGTGATGGCCCAAACACTCCAACAAGCGTTAACAGCTATTTTTAAAACATCGCCAATACCCGCACCCCCACCGATCGTCCGTCCAGTTGCAGAATCACTTCAGCCGTAG
- a CDS encoding phosphodiester glycosidase family protein: MTIQRRILVATVTACLLLPLGAYGILHFQRPPRTGEHRRLFPGITYTRDARSQPRPVMIHIVNIDLKTAGLKILVTPKVPNKSRTTSEFLREFKLKVAINASYFVPFYENTPWNYYPRSGDRSYAMGEVIANGDRYSQPGSQWAVLCISRANIASIAATGTCPQGTLNAVAGRELLVSDGKPVPELSTPSAPKENAYPRVAVGIDRLGEKLWSIVVDGKQPLYSEGLTKLELAELLAKLGVDRALNLDGGGSTTLVMAASNGVKVLNAPIHAKLPTIERPVANHLGFYVP, from the coding sequence ATGACGATCCAACGTCGAATTTTGGTAGCAACGGTAACAGCTTGTTTGCTGCTACCCCTGGGAGCCTACGGGATATTGCATTTTCAAAGACCGCCGCGAACGGGCGAACACCGAAGGCTATTTCCGGGCATTACCTACACCCGTGATGCTCGATCTCAGCCGCGTCCGGTAATGATTCATATCGTGAATATCGATCTAAAAACTGCTGGACTAAAAATATTAGTTACTCCAAAAGTACCAAATAAGTCACGCACGACCTCTGAATTTTTACGAGAGTTTAAGCTAAAAGTGGCGATTAATGCCAGTTATTTTGTGCCTTTTTACGAAAATACCCCTTGGAATTACTATCCCCGCAGTGGCGATCGTAGCTATGCAATGGGAGAAGTAATTGCCAATGGCGATCGCTATTCTCAGCCGGGATCGCAATGGGCTGTGTTATGTATTTCACGGGCTAACATTGCCAGTATCGCCGCCACAGGTACCTGTCCCCAAGGTACCCTCAATGCTGTTGCTGGGCGCGAATTATTGGTAAGCGATGGAAAACCCGTACCAGAATTATCTACACCCAGTGCCCCCAAAGAAAATGCTTACCCGCGTGTTGCTGTAGGGATCGATCGGCTTGGCGAAAAGCTGTGGTCGATCGTCGTCGATGGCAAGCAACCGCTGTACAGTGAGGGACTTACTAAGCTTGAACTCGCCGAGTTACTTGCCAAACTCGGAGTCGATCGAGCACTCAATCTCGATGGTGGCGGCTCGACAACCCTAGTAATGGCCGCCAGCAATGGAGTTAAAGTTTTAAATGCGCCTATCCATGCCAAGCTTCCCACTATCGAGCGTCCGGTTGCCAATCACCTCGGGTTTTATGTCCCTTAA
- the psaM gene encoding photosystem I reaction center subunit XII, whose amino-acid sequence MSDTQVFIALAIALIPGLLAFRLSTELYK is encoded by the coding sequence ATGTCTGATACTCAAGTTTTCATCGCATTAGCGATCGCACTCATTCCTGGTTTGTTGGCATTTCGTCTATCCACCGAACTCTATAAATAA
- a CDS encoding cation:proton antiporter: MLESIIWILLIGFFGGQIARRTRVPALVGMVSIGVVLGPNLVNAIAPEVLGAADSFRAIAVMVILMKAGLGLDREKLAQQGTVALRLGFLPAACEAIAIAFASMWLLQFDFATGLLLGCVISAESPAVIVPGMLRLKSLGWGGTKGIPDAILTGSALSDVLLLLVFSLLLAFLSQSAAAGITLPGGLSLTPLQVLPFQIMLQIGLGVLLGWFVARLLVSLLTKQNWTQTAVQDTLVAAGFALLLVVLAEKFPVFSGYLAVMTTGFFLIEMDAPLARRLRGGFDSLWAIAEIVLFVLLGASIQLNVLGNTLLVGVVILAIGTLIGRSLGWYLSTLGSNWTWKERLFLLPGNSAKATVQAAIGAVPLAQGIAGGETILAIAVLSILVSAPLGAWAIPTFAPKLLERGDVDPTKVSVSRRIVLLAAVDTSPLATQVLTKVAELARRSDAEVVVLHVLRMDDPQGIESLRHQASRILADIRYQFVTANGSVPEEIVRMAQDCSVAEIVIGKGGHRLLDEVLVGSMSQAVLESSTIPVVVVDNSS, from the coding sequence ATGTTAGAAAGCATTATCTGGATTTTATTAATAGGCTTTTTCGGAGGGCAAATTGCTCGACGAACGCGAGTACCTGCGCTGGTAGGGATGGTGTCGATCGGCGTTGTGCTTGGCCCCAACCTGGTCAATGCGATCGCGCCAGAGGTTTTGGGAGCGGCAGATTCGTTCCGCGCGATCGCCGTCATGGTGATTTTAATGAAGGCTGGATTGGGTCTCGATCGGGAGAAGCTAGCTCAGCAGGGCACTGTAGCATTGCGATTGGGCTTTTTGCCTGCGGCTTGCGAAGCGATCGCCATTGCATTTGCCTCAATGTGGCTGCTCCAGTTTGACTTTGCTACTGGGCTACTCCTGGGCTGTGTCATTAGTGCTGAATCTCCTGCCGTCATCGTTCCTGGAATGTTACGTCTAAAAAGTCTGGGCTGGGGGGGTACGAAAGGGATTCCAGATGCCATATTAACCGGAAGTGCGCTATCTGATGTTTTGCTACTGCTGGTCTTTAGTTTGCTGCTGGCATTTTTGTCTCAAAGTGCCGCAGCCGGAATAACCTTGCCAGGAGGGTTATCCTTGACTCCACTGCAAGTGCTGCCGTTTCAAATCATGCTGCAAATCGGGTTAGGAGTTTTGCTGGGATGGTTTGTAGCTCGTCTGTTGGTCTCATTATTAACAAAGCAAAACTGGACGCAAACTGCGGTGCAGGATACACTGGTTGCCGCAGGCTTCGCCCTATTGCTCGTAGTCCTAGCAGAAAAATTTCCAGTATTCTCTGGCTATCTGGCAGTCATGACGACTGGCTTTTTCCTGATTGAGATGGATGCCCCGTTAGCACGACGGCTACGCGGTGGCTTTGATAGTTTGTGGGCGATCGCTGAGATCGTGCTCTTTGTGCTGTTAGGTGCGAGTATTCAGCTTAATGTGCTGGGTAATACATTGCTCGTTGGCGTAGTCATATTAGCAATTGGCACTCTGATTGGGCGTTCCCTTGGTTGGTATCTTTCAACATTAGGGAGTAACTGGACATGGAAAGAGCGGCTATTTCTGCTGCCTGGAAATTCCGCCAAGGCAACGGTACAGGCCGCCATTGGTGCAGTTCCCTTAGCCCAAGGCATCGCAGGGGGCGAAACGATTCTTGCCATAGCAGTTCTCTCGATTTTGGTGAGCGCACCCCTTGGAGCTTGGGCAATTCCCACTTTTGCACCAAAGCTTCTGGAGCGGGGGGATGTCGACCCGACGAAGGTTTCGGTGTCTCGGCGGATTGTATTGCTTGCAGCCGTCGATACCTCTCCCCTAGCGACCCAAGTGTTGACCAAAGTTGCCGAGTTGGCTCGTCGCAGCGATGCCGAAGTGGTCGTGCTCCATGTTTTGCGGATGGACGATCCTCAAGGAATCGAAAGCCTCCGTCATCAGGCAAGCAGAATCCTGGCAGATATTCGATATCAATTTGTCACCGCCAATGGCTCGGTGCCTGAAGAAATTGTTCGCATGGCTCAGGATTGTAGTGTGGCGGAGATCGTCATTGGCAAAGGCGGTCATCGTCTCCTGGATGAGGTCTTGGTGGGGTCGATGTCTCAAGCCGTGCTAGAAAGTAGCACCATACCAGTTGTGGTCGTGGATAATTCTAGCTAG
- a CDS encoding S8 family serine peptidase: protein MKKYWQRIAIGTAIASVVTPCVAMLTANSIGSAGIDALKLHQAPYNLTGKKIAIGQVEVGRPGQFGWDKAAKDPKFKVEQIFYQNGVAKVNKNVEQHATMVASVMVSRDKRFPGVAPDARLYATAVGIPRESGQPEECLSIQHIAQQNGGDVRAINLSFGEPLERDPRPDAKLDGNALFTQCLDWSARVHNVSYIVAGNQGKGGISIPTDNYNGINVAYSTVRQGIYQKLDFANLSEAPIGTAKIIEDLEVNVGNRRSISLVAPGGNLQLYNLAGKTIVVNGTSFAAPHVTGTIALLQEFGDRQLRSKRKMSANLRPHWSTDTRRHEVMKAVLLNSADKIQDAGDGLRLGMTRTILAKNNRDWTESAAERNPQTPLDYQIGAGQLHAFRAYQQFSPGQHQPLLPAPPIGWDYRSVDAGGYRDYFLDRPLAANSWVSITLAWDRLVELEDPQSKEYALGKKFRDRGLNQLDLYLLPANENRLDRSLWSSTSPVDSVQHIFQQIRDPGKYKIRVHFRKAVNLPLQSYAIAWWTVPAK from the coding sequence TTGAAGAAGTATTGGCAGCGGATCGCGATCGGGACGGCGATCGCGAGTGTGGTAACACCCTGTGTGGCCATGCTGACGGCAAACTCGATCGGGAGTGCGGGGATCGATGCTTTGAAATTGCATCAGGCTCCATATAACCTTACTGGCAAAAAAATCGCGATCGGGCAAGTGGAAGTCGGGCGTCCGGGGCAATTTGGCTGGGATAAAGCGGCCAAAGATCCCAAATTTAAAGTCGAACAAATTTTTTATCAAAACGGGGTCGCTAAAGTCAATAAAAATGTCGAACAGCACGCGACGATGGTGGCATCGGTGATGGTGAGTCGGGATAAACGCTTTCCTGGCGTCGCTCCCGATGCGCGGCTATACGCTACGGCTGTCGGCATCCCCAGAGAGAGCGGACAGCCCGAAGAATGCCTCTCCATCCAACATATAGCCCAACAGAATGGTGGGGACGTGCGGGCGATTAATTTGAGCTTTGGGGAGCCATTAGAGCGCGATCCGCGACCCGATGCCAAGTTAGATGGCAATGCTTTGTTCACCCAATGTCTGGATTGGTCGGCGCGGGTGCATAATGTCAGCTACATCGTCGCGGGCAATCAGGGTAAAGGCGGAATTTCGATTCCGACCGACAACTACAATGGAATTAACGTAGCTTATTCCACTGTCCGTCAGGGCATCTATCAAAAGCTAGATTTTGCCAATCTCAGCGAAGCACCGATCGGGACTGCCAAAATTATCGAGGATTTGGAAGTAAATGTCGGCAATCGCCGATCGATTAGCTTAGTCGCTCCAGGCGGCAATCTCCAGCTTTACAATCTAGCGGGTAAAACGATCGTGGTCAATGGGACGAGTTTTGCCGCGCCGCATGTTACGGGGACGATCGCGCTGTTGCAAGAATTTGGCGATCGCCAGTTACGATCGAAACGCAAAATGTCTGCCAATCTGCGTCCGCACTGGAGTACCGACACTCGCCGTCATGAGGTGATGAAAGCAGTATTATTAAATTCTGCCGATAAAATTCAAGATGCGGGCGATGGCTTGCGATTGGGAATGACGCGGACGATCCTTGCCAAAAATAATCGCGATTGGACAGAATCAGCTGCAGAGCGCAACCCACAGACCCCACTAGATTACCAGATCGGCGCAGGTCAGTTACATGCCTTTCGCGCTTATCAACAGTTTAGTCCCGGACAGCATCAGCCGCTCTTACCCGCACCCCCGATCGGGTGGGATTATCGGAGTGTCGATGCTGGTGGCTATCGCGATTATTTTCTCGATCGACCTTTAGCGGCTAATAGTTGGGTATCGATTACCCTTGCCTGGGATCGATTGGTAGAGCTAGAAGATCCCCAAAGTAAAGAGTACGCTCTGGGCAAGAAATTTCGCGATCGCGGTCTCAATCAGCTCGATCTTTATCTCCTCCCAGCTAACGAAAATCGACTCGATCGCAGCTTATGGTCGTCAACTAGCCCTGTCGATAGCGTCCAACACATTTTTCAGCAAATTCGCGACCCGGGCAAATATAAAATTCGCGTCCATTTTCGCAAAGCCGTCAATCTCCCCCTGCAATCATATGCGATCGCCTGGTGGACG
- a CDS encoding DUF565 domain-containing protein translates to MQKTRLSTLFDRLFQQFNQWGQNPWRRISLVIISLLSGNFLATTVSTTTGQKADLDITVALILVTIVETVSWIAYGSNLGPRRPDPEAILGQRPLWIAILNSLKLGLIYGLFVEAFKLGS, encoded by the coding sequence ATGCAAAAGACTCGTCTTAGTACTCTATTCGATCGACTATTTCAGCAATTTAACCAGTGGGGTCAAAATCCTTGGCGGCGAATATCGCTCGTCATTATTAGTTTGTTGAGCGGTAATTTTCTGGCTACCACAGTTTCCACAACTACCGGACAAAAAGCCGATTTAGATATTACAGTCGCCCTAATTCTGGTGACGATCGTCGAGACAGTTAGTTGGATCGCTTATGGTAGCAATTTGGGTCCTCGTCGCCCCGATCCTGAAGCTATTTTAGGTCAACGTCCGCTGTGGATCGCCATCCTAAACAGTCTCAAGTTAGGCTTAATTTATGGTTTATTTGTCGAAGCATTTAAGTTGGGCAGCTAG
- the ligA gene encoding NAD-dependent DNA ligase LigA yields the protein MTPEIRTRTEQLREQLQSAGYAYYVLDNPVMEDAVYDRLYRELQDLESQYPELVTADSPTQRVGERPTAGFVSVKHNISLYSLENAFDMAEFAKWEAGWQRNMGSKESAEYVCELKIDGSAIALTYENGLLVRGATRGDGDTGEDITQNIKTIRSIPLKLKLENPPPVVEVRGEAFLPIAVFDRLNQERATAGEQLLANPRNAAAGTLRQLDPKMVAQRQLDFFAYTLQIPTTTPQTELHSHLESLELLERMGFKVNPHRELCADAANVGAYYDRWNTERLNLPYMTDGVVVKINSFALQQELGFTNKFPRWAVALKYPAEEAPTRVLDISVNVGRTGAITPLAHLEPVQLGGTTVQRATLHNGDLIEQLDIRIGDTVIVCKAGEIIPKVVRVLTDLRPPGTSAFKMPSNCPVCDSSVTKSASEAVLRCNNPSCAAILKGTLVHWVSRDALDINGMGEKLIEQLVDSKLVDSVADLYELTIEKLMTLDRMGEKSATKIVEGIASSKSRPWSRVLYGLGIRQIGRNGSNILTERFPSIELLLQATTADMEGIHDVGFETAQSVSNWLKQPVNLELIDRLKAAGLQFDRSLEANLSSVISSILADKTFVITGTLPTLKRDEAKDLIESHGGKVSDSISTKTHYLVAGEKAGSKLAKAEKLGVKVISEAELLELLTSG from the coding sequence GTGACACCAGAAATTCGTACCCGTACAGAGCAACTTCGAGAACAGCTTCAGTCGGCTGGATATGCCTATTATGTCCTCGACAATCCCGTGATGGAAGATGCCGTGTACGATCGGTTGTATCGGGAACTGCAAGATTTAGAGAGTCAATATCCCGAGCTGGTGACGGCGGATAGTCCCACGCAGCGAGTTGGCGAGCGTCCGACTGCGGGTTTTGTTTCGGTCAAGCATAATATTTCGCTTTACAGCCTGGAAAATGCTTTTGACATGGCGGAGTTTGCCAAGTGGGAAGCGGGGTGGCAGCGGAATATGGGGAGTAAGGAGAGTGCGGAATATGTCTGCGAGTTAAAGATCGATGGTTCGGCGATCGCGCTGACGTATGAGAATGGTTTATTAGTGCGGGGGGCGACTCGCGGCGATGGCGATACGGGCGAAGATATTACCCAGAATATCAAAACCATTCGATCGATTCCGCTCAAGTTAAAGTTAGAAAATCCGCCGCCAGTGGTAGAAGTGCGAGGTGAGGCTTTTTTACCGATTGCGGTATTCGATAGGCTCAATCAGGAACGAGCAACAGCAGGCGAACAATTACTCGCCAATCCACGTAACGCCGCAGCAGGCACATTACGCCAACTAGACCCCAAAATGGTCGCCCAACGGCAACTAGATTTTTTTGCATATACGCTCCAGATTCCAACGACTACGCCACAAACCGAACTCCACAGCCATTTAGAATCGCTAGAACTGCTCGAACGGATGGGATTTAAGGTCAATCCCCATCGCGAATTATGTGCCGATGCTGCCAATGTGGGTGCATATTACGATCGCTGGAATACGGAACGTTTAAACTTGCCATACATGACTGATGGTGTCGTTGTCAAAATTAACTCGTTCGCGCTGCAACAGGAGTTAGGCTTTACCAACAAGTTTCCGCGCTGGGCGGTAGCTCTTAAATATCCCGCCGAAGAAGCACCGACTAGAGTCTTAGATATTAGTGTAAATGTGGGCAGAACGGGGGCGATTACGCCCTTGGCGCACCTCGAACCAGTGCAATTGGGCGGAACCACAGTTCAGCGGGCAACGCTGCACAATGGCGATCTCATCGAGCAATTAGATATCAGAATCGGCGACACAGTTATCGTCTGCAAAGCTGGCGAAATTATTCCCAAAGTCGTGCGCGTACTGACAGATTTGCGCCCGCCTGGGACTTCAGCTTTTAAAATGCCTAGTAATTGCCCCGTGTGCGATTCGAGCGTTACTAAGTCGGCAAGCGAAGCAGTATTGCGCTGCAATAATCCGAGCTGTGCGGCAATTCTTAAGGGTACGTTGGTGCATTGGGTAAGTCGGGATGCTCTCGATATCAATGGAATGGGGGAAAAGTTAATCGAGCAATTAGTCGATAGTAAATTGGTCGATTCAGTAGCCGATTTATACGAGCTGACGATCGAAAAGTTAATGACCTTAGACCGGATGGGCGAAAAGTCAGCGACTAAAATTGTCGAAGGGATCGCTAGTTCCAAATCGCGACCTTGGTCGCGAGTATTATATGGATTGGGGATTCGCCAAATCGGTCGCAATGGATCGAATATCTTGACCGAAAGGTTTCCCTCGATCGAATTATTATTACAAGCGACGACCGCCGACATGGAAGGTATTCATGATGTTGGTTTTGAAACCGCTCAATCAGTCAGCAACTGGCTCAAACAACCTGTCAATTTAGAGTTAATCGATCGACTAAAAGCCGCAGGTCTACAGTTCGATCGATCTTTAGAAGCTAATCTTAGTTCTGTCATTAGTTCGATCTTGGCAGATAAAACTTTCGTTATCACGGGTACTTTGCCGACGCTCAAACGAGATGAAGCCAAAGATTTAATTGAGAGTCATGGCGGGAAAGTTTCAGATTCAATTAGTACTAAAACTCACTACTTAGTCGCAGGCGAAAAGGCTGGATCGAAGTTAGCCAAGGCCGAAAAGCTGGGGGTTAAAGTAATTTCTGAAGCTGAGTTGCTGGAGTTATTAACGAGCGGATGA